A portion of the Leptospira mtsangambouensis genome contains these proteins:
- a CDS encoding patatin-like phospholipase family protein yields MIELFFPKKYSALCLKSAFFGFFAHTGFVRGLQEIGFKPAVVTGSSSGAMIGALYATGREMVEFESLILGLRKKDFWEGNSLSMLGRLLRKGLNGYSGVLTGKATRKILYPYLGNKKFSDLPIKLGIAVSNLSKNKRELITEGNVLDAVMGSIAFPFLYEVQEFQGQEFLDGGIGDGEPIKELILDPSIDRIVIHQINNHRPVSRNTIKRALDASVQIIESETEDLKSLLAKEKGKKLIRLETNTPYLSPNDFSKGKFALAEGRGTAYRHKAEILGELELPVFGFFNQ; encoded by the coding sequence ATGATAGAACTCTTCTTTCCTAAAAAGTATTCTGCTCTTTGTTTGAAATCCGCCTTTTTTGGATTTTTTGCCCATACAGGATTTGTGCGCGGTTTGCAAGAAATTGGTTTTAAACCTGCCGTTGTTACAGGGTCAAGCTCTGGAGCAATGATCGGTGCCTTGTATGCAACCGGTCGAGAAATGGTCGAATTTGAATCTCTTATTTTGGGACTAAGAAAAAAGGATTTTTGGGAAGGGAACTCTTTGTCAATGCTTGGTCGATTGTTACGCAAAGGGTTAAATGGTTATAGTGGGGTTCTTACTGGCAAAGCAACTCGCAAAATCTTATATCCATATCTTGGAAATAAAAAGTTTTCCGACTTACCAATAAAGTTAGGAATCGCCGTCTCCAATCTATCAAAAAACAAAAGAGAACTGATCACTGAAGGAAATGTTTTAGATGCGGTGATGGGCTCAATCGCATTTCCATTTTTATACGAAGTACAAGAATTTCAAGGGCAGGAATTTTTGGATGGTGGTATTGGTGATGGAGAACCGATCAAAGAACTGATCTTGGATCCTAGTATTGATCGCATTGTCATACACCAAATCAATAATCATAGACCTGTGAGTCGAAACACCATTAAGCGTGCGTTAGACGCATCTGTACAAATTATCGAATCGGAAACAGAAGATTTGAAATCATTGTTGGCTAAGGAAAAAGGAAAAAAACTAATCCGTTTAGAGACAAACACTCCTTACCTTTCGCCCAATGACTTTTCAAAAGGTAAATTTGCTCTTGCCGAAGGGCGTGGAACCGCTTATCGGCATAAGGCAGAAATTTTGGGTGAACTGGAACTACCAGTATTTGGTTTTTTTAATCAATAA